The Saprospiraceae bacterium genome includes a window with the following:
- the gap gene encoding type I glyceraldehyde-3-phosphate dehydrogenase produces the protein MKTQRIAINGFGRIGRLVYRQIFNMKGIDIVAINDLTSPKVLAHLLKYDTAQGRFNEDVKAGEDCIFVNGDEIKIYAQKDPSQIPWGKHDVDVVLECTGFFADKDKSMAHITAGAKKVVISAPATGDLKTVVFNVNHEILDGTEDVISCASCTTNCLAPMAQVLENQYGIVTGIMTTIHAYTNDQNTQDAPHAKGDLRRARAAAQNIVPNSTGAAKAIGLVLPSLKGKLDGSAQRVPTLTGSLTELVSILNKKVTKEEINAAMKAAANESFGYTEDEIVSSDIIGTEYGSLFDATQTKVINNGDAQLVKTVSWYDNEASYVAQLVRTLQFFAGLIKA, from the coding sequence ATGAAAACACAAAGAATAGCCATCAACGGTTTCGGCAGAATAGGTCGATTGGTGTACAGACAGATATTCAATATGAAGGGTATTGATATTGTAGCGATCAATGATCTCACGAGTCCGAAAGTATTGGCTCACCTGTTGAAATATGATACTGCACAAGGTCGATTCAATGAAGATGTAAAGGCGGGCGAAGATTGTATCTTTGTCAATGGTGATGAAATCAAAATCTATGCTCAGAAAGATCCTTCACAGATTCCATGGGGAAAACATGATGTGGATGTGGTACTGGAGTGTACGGGATTTTTTGCGGACAAAGATAAGTCAATGGCGCATATCACCGCAGGAGCTAAAAAAGTAGTTATCTCAGCTCCGGCAACCGGCGATTTGAAAACTGTAGTTTTTAATGTCAACCATGAAATATTGGATGGTACTGAAGATGTCATCAGTTGTGCAAGTTGTACGACCAACTGTCTCGCTCCTATGGCGCAGGTATTGGAAAATCAGTATGGAATAGTGACAGGTATCATGACCACCATACATGCATACACCAACGATCAGAATACGCAAGATGCACCCCATGCTAAAGGTGACCTGAGAAGAGCAAGAGCAGCCGCTCAAAACATAGTTCCAAATAGCACAGGTGCTGCAAAAGCTATTGGCCTGGTTCTCCCATCACTGAAAGGAAAACTCGATGGTAGTGCTCAAAGAGTTCCAACTCTTACAGGTTCGTTGACAGAGTTGGTATCGATACTGAATAAGAAAGTGACCAAAGAAGAAATCAATGCAGCTATGAAAGCAGCTGCAAATGAGAGTTTCGGATACACTGAAGACGAAATCGTATCCAGTGATATTATCGGCACAGAATACGGAAGTCTGTTTGATGCGACACAAACAAAAGTAATCAACAATGGTGATGCTCAGCTTGTAAAAACTGTCAGCTGGTATGACAATGAAGCAAGCTATGTAGCACAGTTAGTGAGAACATTGCAATTTTTTGCTGGCTTGATTAAAGCATAA
- the leuD gene encoding 3-isopropylmalate dehydratase small subunit, with protein sequence MAYDKFTILQSSAVPLPIENVDTDQIIPARFLKATTREGFGDNLFRDWRYNPDSTPKSDFVLNNPVYKGKILAGGKNFGSGSSREHAAWAIYDYGFRCVVSSFFADIFKNNAINMGILPVQVSPGFLDKIFSNIEINPNTEFIVSLPDQTITIVATGDVEQFEINGYKKNNLINGYDDIDYLQAIKDDINTFAASKSIY encoded by the coding sequence ATGGCATACGATAAATTTACAATTTTACAGAGTTCTGCAGTCCCGCTACCGATTGAAAATGTGGACACAGACCAGATCATACCTGCAAGATTTCTTAAAGCGACAACAAGAGAAGGGTTTGGAGACAATTTATTTAGAGATTGGAGATACAATCCGGATAGTACTCCCAAATCAGATTTTGTACTAAACAACCCTGTTTATAAAGGAAAGATACTTGCGGGAGGCAAAAACTTTGGTAGTGGCAGCAGCAGGGAGCATGCTGCTTGGGCCATTTATGATTATGGTTTCAGATGCGTTGTGTCAAGCTTTTTTGCGGATATATTTAAAAACAACGCAATCAATATGGGCATACTCCCTGTGCAGGTAAGTCCGGGATTTCTTGACAAGATTTTTTCAAATATTGAAATCAATCCGAATACAGAGTTTATTGTCAGCTTACCCGATCAGACTATTACTATTGTGGCAACAGGTGATGTAGAACAATTTGAAATCAATGGTTACAAAAAAAATAACCTTATCAATGGTTATGATGATATTGACTATCTTCAGGCTATCAAAGATGATATCAATACTTTTGCTGCATCAAAATCCATATATTAA
- the leuC gene encoding 3-isopropylmalate dehydratase large subunit has translation MVDQPMTLFDKVWDAHVVRNIEDGPDVFFIDRHFIHEVTSPVAFLGLETRGIGVLFPERTFATADHNTPTINQHLPVQDPLSANQLKALEQNSAKYGISHWGLGNPKNGIVHVVGPENGITLPGMTIVCGDSHTSTHGAFGAIAFGIGTSEVEMVLSSQCIMQPKPKKMRITVNGNLQKAVTPKDVILYIISRLTTAGATGYFVEYAGDVFEKMSMEGRMTVCNMSIEMGARGGMIAPDERTFAYIKGREMAPSGDKWDTYLAYWRSLKTEPGAVFDKEYIYDAADIEPMITYGTNPGMGIGISKKIPQSSEVEGGAATYEKSLAYMGFDEDQNMIGKKVDYVFIGSCTNGRIEDFRAFASIIKGRKKADHVTAWIVPGSHIVEQQIREEGIYDILVEAGFELRQPGCSACLAMNDDKIPAGKYAVSTSNRNFEGRQGPGSRTMLASPLLAAAAAVTGVVTDPRELM, from the coding sequence ATGGTAGATCAACCAATGACTTTGTTTGATAAAGTTTGGGATGCACATGTTGTGAGAAATATTGAAGATGGACCTGATGTTTTTTTTATTGACAGGCATTTTATACACGAAGTCACCAGTCCTGTAGCGTTTTTGGGACTCGAGACCAGAGGCATAGGTGTTTTATTTCCTGAAAGAACATTTGCTACTGCCGATCATAATACACCCACGATCAATCAGCATCTTCCTGTACAAGACCCATTATCTGCCAATCAGTTGAAAGCTTTGGAGCAAAACTCAGCTAAGTATGGTATCTCACATTGGGGACTCGGAAATCCTAAAAATGGTATAGTACACGTAGTGGGCCCTGAAAATGGCATTACATTGCCGGGAATGACTATAGTTTGCGGAGATTCGCATACTTCCACTCATGGGGCCTTTGGAGCTATTGCTTTTGGTATCGGAACATCGGAAGTGGAGATGGTACTGTCATCACAGTGTATCATGCAGCCGAAACCTAAAAAAATGCGCATCACCGTCAACGGCAATTTACAAAAAGCTGTGACCCCAAAAGATGTTATACTATATATCATTTCAAGGCTGACTACCGCCGGAGCCACAGGATATTTTGTTGAGTATGCCGGTGATGTTTTTGAAAAGATGAGCATGGAAGGTCGCATGACTGTGTGCAATATGAGCATAGAGATGGGAGCTCGTGGTGGTATGATTGCACCTGACGAAAGAACTTTTGCCTATATCAAAGGTCGTGAGATGGCACCTTCCGGAGATAAATGGGATACATATCTCGCCTATTGGAGAAGTTTAAAGACGGAACCCGGAGCTGTTTTTGATAAAGAATATATATATGACGCAGCTGATATAGAACCAATGATCACTTATGGTACTAATCCAGGCATGGGTATAGGTATATCAAAGAAGATACCACAGTCGTCAGAAGTGGAAGGTGGAGCGGCCACTTATGAAAAATCACTTGCATATATGGGATTTGATGAAGATCAGAATATGATAGGCAAAAAAGTGGATTATGTGTTTATTGGCAGCTGTACCAATGGGCGTATTGAAGATTTCAGAGCTTTTGCATCTATCATCAAAGGAAGAAAAAAAGCGGACCATGTTACAGCATGGATTGTCCCCGGATCACATATAGTTGAGCAACAGATCAGAGAAGAAGGTATCTATGACATCCTTGTGGAAGCAGGTTTTGAATTACGACAACCTGGATGTTCAGCGTGTCTTGCTATGAATGATGACAAAATTCCGGCCGGAAAATATGCTGTAAGCACGAGTAACAGAAATTTTGAAGGTCGTCAGGGTCCCGGTAGCAGAACGATGCTTGCCAGTCCGCTATTGGCTGCCGCTGCTGCTGTCACCGGTGTAGTAACAGACCCAAGAGAATTGATGTAA
- a CDS encoding MarR family transcriptional regulator produces the protein MEIDRVIKQQHFKNEFQKAIINLFYTSNHFRDMHTTVFKRFDIQGQHYNVLRILNGKHPEPVSPGYIKEVILDKGADLTRLVDKLVKMGMVYRNICPDNKRKIHLNLTSEGIEKLTEISDSLDYHYDKYHKLSNEEYSTLSHLLDKMRG, from the coding sequence ATGGAAATTGATAGAGTAATTAAACAACAGCATTTCAAAAATGAGTTTCAGAAAGCTATTATCAATTTGTTTTACACGTCCAATCATTTTCGGGATATGCACACAACTGTGTTTAAGAGATTTGATATTCAGGGTCAGCATTATAATGTCTTAAGAATTCTAAACGGAAAACATCCCGAACCAGTATCACCGGGATACATCAAAGAAGTCATACTTGATAAAGGCGCAGACCTTACAAGATTGGTGGACAAACTCGTCAAAATGGGCATGGTCTATCGCAACATATGTCCTGATAATAAACGGAAAATCCATTTAAACCTCACAAGCGAAGGAATAGAAAAGCTCACAGAAATATCCGATTCTTTGGATTACCATTACGATAAATATCATAAACTCAGTAATGAAGAATACTCTACTTTGAGTCACCTTTTAGATAAGATGCGAGGCTGA
- a CDS encoding 2-isopropylmalate synthase, with protein sequence MDTTLRDGEQTNGVSFSSSEKLTIAQLLLTELKVDRIEIASARVSEGEFRAVKKITDWARDHDLLDKVEVLTFVDGDISVDWMLDAGAKVMNLLTKGSLNHLTYQLKKTPDEHFTEIAYVLNLAKDKGLRCNVYLEDWSNGMRNSKDYVIQYLDFIKDQPVDRILLPDTLGVLTPEETYRYISELVLSYPDLHFDFHAHNDYDLSVANALEAIKAGAKGLHVTVNGMGERAGNAPLASTIAVLNDFMPEVWTSVSEKSLYKVSKLVETFSGFRISANKPVVGENVFTQTAGIHADGDKKNNLYYNDLIPERFGRKRKYALGKTSGKANIENNLLQLGIKMSDADLKKITQRVIELGDKKQLVTQADLPFIINDILDSEKIDKKVEIKNYVLTHSKDLKPSVTLQITILEEWFEEHAQGDGQYDAFVNALQKVYKQKKMELPELVDYSVHIPPGGKSDALCETTITWLYQEREFKTRGLDSDQTVAAIKATEKMLNMI encoded by the coding sequence ATGGACACTACTCTCCGCGATGGAGAGCAAACTAATGGTGTATCCTTTTCTTCATCAGAAAAACTGACAATAGCCCAATTGCTACTTACAGAACTCAAAGTGGATCGAATAGAAATAGCTTCTGCCAGAGTATCTGAAGGTGAATTTCGTGCAGTAAAAAAAATAACAGACTGGGCTCGCGACCATGATTTATTGGATAAAGTTGAAGTTCTAACCTTTGTAGATGGGGATATTTCTGTCGATTGGATGCTGGATGCCGGAGCCAAAGTAATGAATCTACTGACCAAAGGCTCTCTGAATCATTTGACTTATCAGCTCAAAAAAACTCCCGATGAACATTTTACTGAGATTGCCTATGTATTGAACCTGGCTAAGGATAAAGGACTCAGGTGCAATGTTTATCTGGAAGACTGGAGCAACGGTATGCGCAATTCTAAAGATTATGTGATCCAATATCTTGATTTTATCAAAGACCAGCCAGTAGATAGAATCTTGCTTCCTGATACCCTTGGAGTTTTGACCCCTGAGGAGACATATAGGTACATTTCTGAGCTGGTCCTGAGCTATCCTGATCTTCATTTTGACTTTCATGCGCACAATGACTATGACCTCAGTGTGGCCAATGCACTTGAGGCGATAAAAGCCGGAGCTAAAGGGTTACATGTCACAGTCAATGGCATGGGCGAACGGGCAGGCAATGCACCATTGGCCAGCACTATTGCTGTCTTGAATGATTTTATGCCGGAAGTTTGGACTTCAGTCAGCGAAAAATCACTTTACAAAGTCAGTAAGCTTGTGGAAACTTTCTCAGGATTCCGGATTTCTGCCAATAAACCCGTGGTAGGTGAAAATGTATTTACACAAACAGCCGGTATTCATGCTGATGGAGACAAAAAAAATAATCTGTATTATAACGATCTGATACCTGAAAGATTTGGCAGAAAAAGGAAATATGCTCTGGGAAAAACCAGTGGAAAAGCCAATATTGAAAATAACCTGCTACAGTTGGGTATCAAAATGTCCGATGCAGACCTGAAGAAAATTACCCAGCGAGTGATTGAGCTGGGTGATAAAAAACAACTTGTCACACAAGCTGATCTTCCTTTTATCATAAATGACATACTGGATAGTGAAAAAATCGATAAAAAGGTAGAGATAAAAAATTATGTCCTCACCCACTCCAAAGACTTAAAACCTTCGGTCACACTCCAAATCACTATACTGGAAGAATGGTTTGAAGAGCATGCTCAGGGTGACGGTCAGTATGACGCATTTGTCAATGCATTGCAAAAAGTGTACAAACAAAAAAAAATGGAATTACCTGAATTAGTGGACTATTCAGTGCATATTCCTCCGGGTGGTAAGTCAGATGCCCTGTGTGAGACTACGATCACCTGGCTGTATCAGGAACGGGAATTCAAAACCCGTGGACTTGACAGCGATCAAACCGTGGCTGCAATCAAAGCTACAGAAAAGATGCTGAATATGATCTGA
- the leuB gene encoding 3-isopropylmalate dehydrogenase, which yields MAQKKILIVPGDGIGQEVTEVGKRVLDAIAAKFGHEFTYDEALIGHVAIEATGNPLPEATLQKMKNSDAILFGAVGHPKYDNDPSAKVRPEQGLLRMRKELGLYANLRPIKLFDELLSASSIKPEILKGADILFFRELTGDIYFGDKGRKNDGDTAYDVAEYSRHEVERIGRKAFEAARTRKKKLCSVDKANVLETSRLWREEIQKLEKEYPDVQVEHQFVDALAMMLIKDPKRFDVVVTANLFGDILTDEASQIAGSMGMLASASIGDGTGVYEPIHGSAHDITGKGVANPLASVLSAALLLDISFGMKEESELVIHAVDQVLKQGYRTRDIADANTPAAMILGTEAMGNEVLKFI from the coding sequence ATGGCACAAAAAAAAATATTGATCGTACCCGGAGATGGTATCGGACAGGAAGTTACTGAAGTAGGAAAAAGAGTACTCGATGCGATAGCTGCCAAATTCGGGCATGAGTTTACTTATGATGAAGCATTAATCGGTCATGTAGCCATCGAAGCTACCGGAAACCCACTACCGGAAGCAACATTGCAAAAGATGAAAAATTCGGATGCTATTCTATTTGGAGCAGTAGGTCACCCCAAATATGACAATGACCCATCTGCCAAAGTGCGACCTGAACAAGGTCTGTTAAGAATGAGAAAGGAGTTGGGTCTCTATGCTAATCTTCGCCCTATAAAACTATTTGATGAATTGCTTAGCGCATCGAGCATAAAACCTGAAATACTAAAAGGTGCTGACATCCTATTTTTCAGAGAGCTTACCGGAGACATATATTTTGGAGATAAAGGGAGAAAAAATGATGGTGATACAGCCTATGACGTGGCCGAATATAGCAGGCATGAGGTAGAACGTATCGGTCGCAAAGCATTTGAAGCTGCCCGTACAAGAAAGAAAAAACTTTGTTCTGTAGACAAAGCCAATGTACTGGAAACGAGTCGCTTATGGAGGGAAGAAATCCAAAAATTGGAGAAAGAATATCCGGATGTCCAGGTAGAACACCAGTTTGTGGATGCTCTCGCCATGATGTTGATCAAAGATCCCAAAAGATTTGATGTAGTGGTGACAGCCAATCTTTTTGGAGACATACTGACGGATGAGGCATCACAGATTGCAGGATCGATGGGAATGCTCGCATCAGCTTCTATAGGCGATGGTACAGGTGTATATGAACCAATCCATGGATCAGCCCATGACATCACAGGCAAAGGAGTAGCCAATCCATTGGCATCTGTGCTATCAGCAGCACTATTACTTGACATATCGTTTGGCATGAAGGAAGAATCCGAACTTGTCATCCACGCAGTAGATCAGGTGCTGAAGCAAGGATATCGAACCAGAGATATTGCTGATGCAAATACACCTGCCGCTATGATACTGGGTACAGAAGCTATGGGAAATGAAGTTTTAAAATTTATTTAA